The stretch of DNA AGGCGTCTGAGATGGGGCTGAGAGTGAATAAGTGTAGAATTCTGTAGAGTTTCAGGAAGAACATTAAACAAGagtccaagcttgttttgatCCAGTTCATAGAGattgttctgacccagttcagGAGAATAAGCTCCAAACCAACTCTGACACAGTTTGTAGAGCTGGTTAAAAGTTATTGTTCTGGCCCAGTTCAGAGGTCAATGTGGAAGGCCAGTAGGTTGTCAGGAGCTGTTTCCGACTGTTTTCGGTGCTGGTTCTGACCCAGTTAGGGGTCGATGCGGAAGGCCAGGAGTTTTTCGGAGTGCAGGTTGTTAAGAGTTCTGAGGTCCGGGAGGCGGAGCAGGAGTTTTGGGAAAAGCGATGTGTCGTCAGGTCTGCGACGTGAGATTAAAGCCCGGAGAGACCCTATCAGGTCCTCCTGCAACTGCTCCAGCCCGGGCCGGTCTGATATACCAGAGCCATCTGTCAGAACCAGAGATCAGGCATTAGTTACATACGGATTTGGTTCTGAACCAATCAAaacagttataaataaatatctaaaaatgtatacactgacacacacctgCCGAAACCAGAACTACAGCCATAAACAACGCCATCTCGTCCGGCTCCAGACCCAAACTGCTCAGCTTTTCGCTGAACTCAAACATAGCATCCAGCAGAGAGCCCATGCCCAAAGCTCGCAACGATGACAGAGGATATTTCTGACCATTTAGAAACGTCACAGTCCGCTCTTTAGCATCGAATAAAGAGCAGAACCTCACCATCAGAACCTGcacaacacacagaaacatgtaTCAGGAAACCAAGTagagaataaacacaaaaacctATTGATTGTGTAGAAACATTAACTGATTTCTGGAACCATTTATACATATAAACAATCATTCTGggactgttcctttaaggttcCTCACCTGGAAGGTTCCAGCCTTGAGGAGCATGACCTGATCGTGTTGGCTGAGATTTTGGAAGCCTGGGATGCTCTTAGCAAACTCCACCACTTCTTTAACGGCAGGAGTGAAGCACTGAGAGAATGAGTCCCACACCTGCTGACTAGTGAGAGACGCTGGGGACACTGGACACGAGTTCAGAGGACAAGCCTGGGATAGAGACAAGAGAAAATATGGTCATGTTCAGAATGTGAGGTTTTGGTCAATAAATCTCTTCTGAAAGCAAGCGCATTAATAATGAGGAGCATGTTCCTCAGCTGCAGTGACAGCCACTACTCTTTCAGCAGTACGTACCAGAACCTTAGCTCCAGCCGCGAGTCTCCACGGGCAGGACGTCTGACTCTTGTTCTCAGTGGGAAATCTGTTGCTATTGGCTGAAAAGCCCTGAGAGGATGGACATGCGGGGCTCTGATTGGTTGTCTGCGTGTAGCTACAGCGACCGTTGTCGATGGGTTGGGATGCTGGGCTGTTGTCATGGTGATTAACCGGACACCTGGCTGGCGCATCGTAGGTTACTGTCGTGAAGGGTTGTGTAGAATGAGTCTGAGTAAGGTCCTGGTTGTTTCCGAAGGATGACggactgttgttgttgtttacgctgttgttgttgttgatgttgtcaTTTATCTTCGCCATTTTCTCCTCGCCGTTGACGAAGATGCTTCGAAAAGTCTGAGACGCTATTGGCTCCTCTGATTGGCCGTCGCGGTGACTGCTGGACGGGGCCTCGGTGGAGGAGGCCGTGACCGAGTCGATGTCCATGGATGCTGATTCGTTCAGGCTGTTCATGTAACTCTGCATTTCGTCCAATAGTCTCTGCTTCTCTCGCTTAGGGATACGCCCAAAACGAACAGCTAGGAGAAAACAGATTTATACCACAAAATTATAAATGCAGATTACAATGAATACAAATTAACAGGAAGAACTCACAGAagtatcaataaataaaaaa from Hoplias malabaricus isolate fHopMal1 chromosome 5, fHopMal1.hap1, whole genome shotgun sequence encodes:
- the nr1d4b gene encoding nuclear receptor subfamily 1, group D, member 4b; the protein is MDNSPGGSVILYASSSGSASPSPGSPSSGYQTQSPASQPSSPEEVCLTELGALKQRGSGDASAAAGTVTSPKLVFQFPEVSSTPSVNSVSPSVTTNSTGQSSYSHPLVGKRPCGFTGTFTKTGGMVLLCKVCGDIASGFHYGVHACEGCKGFFRRSIQQNIHYKMCVKNENCLIMRMNRNRCQHCRFKKCLSVGMSRDAVRFGRIPKREKQRLLDEMQSYMNSLNESASMDIDSVTASSTEAPSSSHRDGQSEEPIASQTFRSIFVNGEEKMAKINDNINNNNSVNNNNSPSSFGNNQDLTQTHSTQPFTTVTYDAPARCPVNHHDNSPASQPIDNGRCSYTQTTNQSPACPSSQGFSANSNRFPTENKSQTSCPWRLAAGAKVLACPLNSCPVSPASLTSQQVWDSFSQCFTPAVKEVVEFAKSIPGFQNLSQHDQVMLLKAGTFQVLMVRFCSLFDAKERTVTFLNGQKYPLSSLRALGMGSLLDAMFEFSEKLSSLGLEPDEMALFMAVVLVSADGSGISDRPGLEQLQEDLIGSLRALISRRRPDDTSLFPKLLLRLPDLRTLNNLHSEKLLAFRIDP